The Collimonas fungivorans Ter331 genome has a segment encoding these proteins:
- a CDS encoding glutathione S-transferase family protein has translation MPSARPAHPIRLYRAALSGHAHRVQLFLSLLDLPFEMIDIDLRAGEQKKPEFLAKNPFGQVPVIEDGEVTLADSNAILVYLASKYGDVGWLPRDPLGAATVQRFLSLAAGEIFRGPASARLATLFGMPLDHGAACATAKHLFTLLEPHLASRQFLTGTQVTIADVAAYSYIAHAPEGGVTLDDYPHIRAWLGRVEALAGFVAMQATPPALAA, from the coding sequence ATGCCAAGCGCCCGTCCAGCCCATCCTATCCGTCTTTATCGCGCTGCCTTGTCCGGCCACGCCCATCGGGTGCAGCTGTTCCTGTCTTTGCTGGACTTGCCGTTTGAAATGATCGATATCGACCTGCGCGCCGGCGAACAGAAAAAGCCTGAATTCCTGGCGAAAAACCCGTTCGGCCAGGTACCCGTGATTGAAGACGGCGAGGTTACGCTGGCCGATTCGAATGCGATCCTGGTTTATCTGGCGAGCAAATATGGCGATGTCGGCTGGCTGCCGCGCGACCCTCTGGGGGCGGCCACCGTGCAGCGTTTCCTGTCGCTGGCCGCAGGCGAGATTTTCCGCGGCCCGGCCAGCGCCCGCCTGGCCACTTTGTTCGGCATGCCGCTGGACCATGGCGCAGCCTGCGCCACCGCAAAACATCTGTTCACGCTGCTGGAACCGCACCTGGCCAGCCGCCAGTTCCTGACCGGCACGCAGGTGACGATCGCCGATGTGGCGGCTTACAGCTATATAGCGCATGCGCCGGAAGGCGGCGTAACGCTGGACGACTACCCGCATATCCGCGCCTGGTTGGGCCGGGTTGAAGCCTTGGCCGGTTTTGTCGCCATGCAAGCCACCCCGCCGGCGCTGGCAGCCTGA